The nucleotide sequence TCCAGTCCGGCACCAAAACGCTCAAGGACGCCATCAACGCGGCGCTACGCTACTGGATCGCCGAACAGAACACCACCCACTACTGCTTCGGCACGGCCGCCGGCCCCCATCCCTTTCCGCTGCTGGTGCGCGAGTTCCAGGCCGTGATTTCCCGCGAGGCCCGGGCGCAGTGCCTGGAGAAAATGGGCCGGCTGCCGGATTACGTCGTGGCCTGCGTGGGCGGGGGGTCCAACGCCATCGGCATGTTCCACCACTTCGTGCCCGACGGGAAGGTCAAGCTCATCGGCGTGGAGGCCGGCGGCACGGGCGAGCCCGGCTGCTACAACTCGGCGCCCATCAGCCTCGGCACGCCCGGCGTGCTCCACGGCATGCGCACCATGCTGCTGCAAACCCGGGAAGGCCAGATCGAGCCGTCCCATTCCGTCTCGGCGGGCCTGGACTATCCCGGCGTCGGCCCGGAGCACGCCCACCTGGGGGCCACCGGCCGGGTGCGCTACGACATCGCCGTGGACAGCGAAGCGCTGGCCGCCTTCGAGGCGCTTTGCCGCCGCGAGGGCATCATCCCGGCGCTCGAAAGCTGTCACGCCGTGGCCTGGGCCCTGACACACGCCCGCGAGATACCCAAGGGGGCGCAGGTGGTGGTCTGCCTGTCCGGCCGGGGCGACAAGGACCTCGGCATCATCGAAGCCTACGAGCGCAAGGGAGGGGCCAGCGCATGAATCCGTCCATCCTGACCACGCGCGTCATGGAGGCGCTGGCGGCCGGCCGCAAGGCGCTCATTCCGTTTCTGCCGGGCGGCTTCCCGGACAAGGACCGGTTTTTCGACGAACTCGACGCCCTGGACGCCGGCGGCGCGGACATCATCGAAATCGGCGTGCCCTTTTCCGATCCCGTGGCCGACGGCCCGGTGGTGGAGCGGGCCTCGCTGTCGTGCCTGCTTAACGGCACCTGCCTGTCCTGGCTTCTGGGCGAGCTTTCGCGCCGCAAGGGCCGCTACAAGGCCGGGCTGGTGCTCATGGGCTACTACAACCCCTTCCTCCAGTACGGCCTGGAGCAGCTCGCCGCCGACGCGGCCGAGGCCGGGGTGGCGGGCTTCATCGTGCCGGACCTGCCCCTGGAGGAAGCCGGCCCCATGGCCGCGGCCCTGGCCGGACACGGCCTGGACCTCATCCCCCTGGTCGGGCTCAATACCTCCGAGGAGCGCCTGGCCGCCTACGCCAAGGGCGCGCGGGGCTTCGTCTACTTCGTGTCCGTGCTCGGCACCACCGGCATGCGCGACACACTGCCGGCCGAAATCGTCGAGCGGCTCAAGGTCGTGCGCCGCCTCTTCGACGTGCCCGTGGCCCTGGGATTTGGCATCAAATCCCCCGAGCAGCTGACGGCCTTCGGCGACCTGATCGACGCCGTGGTCTTCGGCTCGGCGCTGATCGCCCACATCGAGGACGGCGGCACGGCCGCCTCCTTCATGGAACGCTGGCGCGACTGACCCTTCCGATACGGGCGCCCCTTCGGCCCGGCCGCGTCCCCCGGCTGTCCGGCGGGGCGCGGCCCGGTGCCGCACGGGTTTCGGGCTCCCGGCCGGCATGCGACCCGGCCGGGCGGCCCTCCCCTGTCGCGGGAAACCGCCATGCACACCCCAACCTACGCCGTTTACCTCGTGACGCTCACCGCCAGCATGCTCACCCCCGGCCCGGCCATGCTGCAAGCCCTGACCCTCGGCCTGCGCCACGGCTGCCGGCCGGTGGTCTTCGTGGCCCTGGGCAACGTCTGCGCCACGCTGTTGCAGATCCTGATCGCCCTGTACGGGCTGTCGCTGTTGTCCGGCAGGCCGTGGGTGCTGCGCGCGGCCACTGTCGCCGGCGCGGGCTATGTCGCCTGGCTGGGGCTTGGCCTGTGGCGGGCCTCGGCCCGGGAAATCGTCCGCGACGACCGGGCCGGGCGCTCTTCGCCCCTGTCCCTGGCCGCCCAGGGGGCGGGCGTGGCCGCCGTCAACCCGAAGGCCTGGGCGTTTCTCGGGGCGCTGCTGCCGCCGTTCGCCGCCGGCGGCATGCCCCGGGTGCCCGACCTGGCCCTCGTGTCCGCGCCCATCGTGCTGCTCGCCTTCGGCGGCATGCTGGCCTACGCCCGGTTCGGCGTCTTTCTGGCCGGGGCGCTGGCCGCGCCGCGCGCGGCGCGGCGGTTTTTCCGGGCCTTGGCCGTGACGCTGTGGGGCTGCGCCGCCTGTTTTCTGGCCGGATAAAGGCTGGTTGCCGTGGCGCGTTTGGGGTATGGTCGGGACAACCCGGAAGGCCGCCCATGCCCCAATGCGCCAGGATACTGTTCGTCGACGACGACCCGGCCGTGCTCGATTCGCTGCGGCGCGGGCTGTGCCGCTGCTTTGACATGGTCACGGCCCTTGGCCCCAAGGAAGGCCTGGCCGCCCTGGCGGAGCGGGGACCCTTCGCCGTGGTGGTTTCCGACCTGCGCATGCCGGGCATGGACGGCGTGACGCTTCTCAAAAAAGCCAAGGAACTGTGCCCGAACATCGTGCCGGTCATGCTCACGGGCCACGCCGACCTGACGGCGGCCATGGCCGCGGTCAACGAAGGCCACATCTTCCGCTTCCTGACCAAGCCCTGCCCCATCCCCACGCTGTCCCTGGCCCTGGACGCCGCCCTGGAACAATACCGGCTGACCGCGTCCGAAAAGGAGCTGGTGCGGATCACCCTCGAAAACGCCCGGCTCAAGGAGGACGTGGAGCGCATCATGCGCCACGACCTCAAGTCGCCGCTGACGGCCATCATCAGCCTGCCCCAGGTCCTGCGCCTGGCCGACAACCTCGACGACGACCAGCGCGAGATGCTCACGCTCATCGAGGACGCCGGCTACATGGTGCTGTCCATGGTCAACCTGTCCACGGCCTTGTTCAAGATGGAGCGCGGCCAGTTCGTGCTCGAACCGACCGAAGTGGACCTCATGCCGATCCTGCGCAAGATCCTGAGCGTCCATGCCGATACGGCCGCCAGCCACGGCCTGGCGCTCGCCATCGTCACGGACGGCGGGCCGGCCTCGCCCGAGGCCGTGTTCCTGGTGCGCGGCGAGGAACTGCTGTGCTATTCCATGCTGGCCAACCTCATCGCCAACGCCGTGGAGGCCTCGCCGGACGGAGAGACCGTGTCGGTGGAGACGAGCCGCCAGGGCGACACGGCGCGTATCGCCATCGCCAACAAGGGGGCCGTGCCCGAGTGCGTGCGGGCGCGGTTTTTCGAGAAATACGCCACAGCCGGCAAGGCCCGGGGCACGGGGCTTGGCACCTATTCGGCCCGGCTCATCGCCCTGGCCCACGGCGGCGGGATCGACATGGAAACGGACGACGACGCCGGGACGCGGGTCACGATCAGCCTGCCGGCGGCGTGAGGCCGCTTTTGCCCAGGGCCTCGTGGATTTTCTTGGCCAGTGTCCCGGGGGAGAAGGGCTTGACCACGTAGTTGGTCACCCCCGCCTGGACCGCGGTGATGACATGCTCCTCGTTGGCCTCGGCCGTGATCATGACCACCGGGAGCTTGGCGAAGGCTTCGCTGGCCCGGATGCGCCGCAACAGCGCGATCCCGGACATGCGCGGCATGTTCCAGTCCAGGAGCACCAGGTCCACCGGCGAGGCGTTGATGACGTGCCAGGCGCTCTCGCCGTCCTCGGCGCACGTGACGTTCAGGTAGCCGAGTTGGCGCAGGATGTAGACGATGGCCTTGCGCATGGGCTGCTGGTCATCGACGACGAGGATGGCCAAGGGGGAAGAAACGACCATGGTCCGCCTCCTTGGAGGACACGGCACGAAGCGCGCAAAACGGCCCCACCGTCAGGGTGACGGCCGTCCCGCTGGCATGCGGGCGGCGAGGGTCAGTCGCAGCGGTGCCGGCTGCAGGCGCCCTCGCGGATAAAAACCACGGACTCGGCGATGTTGGTGCACTGGTCGCACACCCGCTTCAGGCCATGGGCGATGAAACAGATCTGCACCGCCCGTTCCATCGGCCGGGCCACGTCGCGCATGTACCGCGTCATGTCCTTGAGGATGCCGACGTTGAGTTCCAGGATGTCCTCGGACTCCTCGCACACGCGCCGGGCCGCGTCCAGGTCGAGTTCGGCGAAACAGGCGGCGGTGCGGGTCAAAAACGCGCGCGTGGCCTCGGCCAGCTCCTCGAGGCTGGCCGGCGGCGGCGCGGGTTCGCGCTCCAGCAGCAACAGCGCCCGCTGGGCGATGCCCACGGCCTGGTCGCCGATGCGCTCGATGTCGCCCACGGCGCGCATGCAGCCGAGGATGTAGCGCAGGTCGCCGGCCACGGGCTGGTGCAGGGCGAGCAGGCGCAGGATCTCGCCGTCCAGGGCGCATTCCATGGCGTCGATGGCCGCGTCGGAGGCGATCACCGACCCGGCGGCCGCGGCGTCGCGCGCAAACACGGCGCGCAGGGCCCTTTCCACGCCGGCCTGGGCCATGTGGAAGGCCGTGAGCATGTCCGTCTTCAATTTGGCCAGGTCGGCCTCGATGATCCGTTCCACGTCGCGCTCCCGCTAAAGGTCCCTGTACAGCTTGCGGCCCCAAAGCGTATCCAACGGCAACACATCTGGCAAGCGTCGCGCCGGATTGTCACATTGCCTCGCCGGGAACGTTCCGCCGGCCTGGCCCGCCCCGGCCGGCCGTCGGTTGCGGGGCCTGCCGCGGCGATACCAACGCACTTTTTCGTGACTGCTTGCTTTTGCCGCCGTCCCGGCCGAAACCAGGGGAAACGGAAGCCTCAAACACGGCGGCCCCGCGCCGCCGGG is from Solidesulfovibrio sp. and encodes:
- the trpB gene encoding tryptophan synthase subunit beta translates to MKKGYYGDFGGQFVPELLMPPLLELEEAMRTIVPSEAFQNELNALLADYVGRPSPLYRCPNLSKELGFDLWLKREDLNHTGAHKINNTMGQGLLTKYMGKSVLLAETGAGQHGVATATAAAMLGLGCVVYMGAEDVERQSHNVKRMKLLGAEVVPVQSGTKTLKDAINAALRYWIAEQNTTHYCFGTAAGPHPFPLLVREFQAVISREARAQCLEKMGRLPDYVVACVGGGSNAIGMFHHFVPDGKVKLIGVEAGGTGEPGCYNSAPISLGTPGVLHGMRTMLLQTREGQIEPSHSVSAGLDYPGVGPEHAHLGATGRVRYDIAVDSEALAAFEALCRREGIIPALESCHAVAWALTHAREIPKGAQVVVCLSGRGDKDLGIIEAYERKGGASA
- the trpA gene encoding tryptophan synthase subunit alpha; the encoded protein is MNPSILTTRVMEALAAGRKALIPFLPGGFPDKDRFFDELDALDAGGADIIEIGVPFSDPVADGPVVERASLSCLLNGTCLSWLLGELSRRKGRYKAGLVLMGYYNPFLQYGLEQLAADAAEAGVAGFIVPDLPLEEAGPMAAALAGHGLDLIPLVGLNTSEERLAAYAKGARGFVYFVSVLGTTGMRDTLPAEIVERLKVVRRLFDVPVALGFGIKSPEQLTAFGDLIDAVVFGSALIAHIEDGGTAASFMERWRD
- a CDS encoding LysE family transporter, encoding MHTPTYAVYLVTLTASMLTPGPAMLQALTLGLRHGCRPVVFVALGNVCATLLQILIALYGLSLLSGRPWVLRAATVAGAGYVAWLGLGLWRASAREIVRDDRAGRSSPLSLAAQGAGVAAVNPKAWAFLGALLPPFAAGGMPRVPDLALVSAPIVLLAFGGMLAYARFGVFLAGALAAPRAARRFFRALAVTLWGCAACFLAG
- a CDS encoding hybrid sensor histidine kinase/response regulator, with the translated sequence MPQCARILFVDDDPAVLDSLRRGLCRCFDMVTALGPKEGLAALAERGPFAVVVSDLRMPGMDGVTLLKKAKELCPNIVPVMLTGHADLTAAMAAVNEGHIFRFLTKPCPIPTLSLALDAALEQYRLTASEKELVRITLENARLKEDVERIMRHDLKSPLTAIISLPQVLRLADNLDDDQREMLTLIEDAGYMVLSMVNLSTALFKMERGQFVLEPTEVDLMPILRKILSVHADTAASHGLALAIVTDGGPASPEAVFLVRGEELLCYSMLANLIANAVEASPDGETVSVETSRQGDTARIAIANKGAVPECVRARFFEKYATAGKARGTGLGTYSARLIALAHGGGIDMETDDDAGTRVTISLPAA
- a CDS encoding response regulator, with the translated sequence MVVSSPLAILVVDDQQPMRKAIVYILRQLGYLNVTCAEDGESAWHVINASPVDLVLLDWNMPRMSGIALLRRIRASEAFAKLPVVMITAEANEEHVITAVQAGVTNYVVKPFSPGTLAKKIHEALGKSGLTPPAG
- the phoU gene encoding phosphate signaling complex protein PhoU; translation: MERIIEADLAKLKTDMLTAFHMAQAGVERALRAVFARDAAAAGSVIASDAAIDAMECALDGEILRLLALHQPVAGDLRYILGCMRAVGDIERIGDQAVGIAQRALLLLEREPAPPPASLEELAEATRAFLTRTAACFAELDLDAARRVCEESEDILELNVGILKDMTRYMRDVARPMERAVQICFIAHGLKRVCDQCTNIAESVVFIREGACSRHRCD